The Theileria parva strain Muguga chromosome 1, complete sequence, whole genome shotgun sequence DNA window CCTTTAGTGGTAACAAATTCAACTCCTTTTCAGATATTTTTGTTCTCTTGTAAATCTTCTTCTCCACATCATCTTGTTCCAAATCAGTTTTCTTTACTTCTGGAGCTTTTTTAGGGGTGATTTTCTTCAAATTGTCACTACTGTTTGAATCGGGTAACTTGGCAATCTTTTcaactttattatttttttctaaCACTTTTGGCGGTTctttaaagtattttacactgttCTTCTCGGCTCTTTTTGCCAActttttgatttttttactCGAGTTTATCTGATTACTGTGTTCTATTTTCCTCATCAGTGGGTTATTTTTCTCACTAAAATACCTTCTTGATGCATTTATTTCCTTAATCATCTTAAGTTCATCCTCATCCTTAGCAAACAATGAATCCAAATCATCTTTATTCTTTCCTATATTTTTCGGTTTCAGATATTTTCCAGATTTGTTGCTTGGTACTTTATGTTTTGACTTATCCAAAGATTTACCTCTGTGTAGTTTAGAATCtgaatatttatcatttactTTATGAATGTGTCCATAATCTCTTGATGTGCCAGAACAGTTTAAAAAACACCaacctttaaaatttccgttaaaataaacaaatattacGGTCAATAACAACCTATTCATCATATAGAAATTTATGCATTCAATATTCACTTTCGTGTATTTTAGCTGTCGATCTCATTTTCTTTATAAAAGATCTGTTCTTTTTGTAAACCATTCTTCGATACTTTGATTTCTCCGACAGCTCTCTGTTTCTCATTGACTCCTTAAATTGTTCCCGCTTTTCATCCATAATTTCCTTGTCTTTTATCTCTTTAAGTTTAGCGATTAGTATTTCTGTAGCTTCTATGCGATTCAAAATTAACGTTCTGTGCTTTTTAGTCTTAATGttgattttaatacttCCTGAGGGGTTTGAGTAGTTTAATTGTACACAAATTGCAgatttattgattttttgACCTCCAGGTCCACTTGCTTTTATGTATTTCTCTTCCAATTTAGAGTTTGGCTCAGAAATTTCAAACACTTTATTTCTTAATGCCTTTAGTTCCAATTCCTTATGGTCTTTTGTGTTATCGTAATAGCCAGAATTATGTGAATACAACCTTCCAGATTTGTTAAGATGTTTGTAACTTAAATCTAcgttaatattaaattgaggttaaatttaataaataaccCAGTGTGTAAGTAAAAATACCGGCTCTTCTATGAGAGAATGGTGAAGAATAACGAACAAATGGAAGCATTCGACTATGattattagttataaaACCATTCGAAGTCAAGAAGGATAGCAAAACAATCCCATAAACAGGCAATTTCATACAAATTTAGTAGGattctataatttacaagaTTTGTATATTCCTATattcaaaaatattttatataaatattgttttgggttaaactattttacaagaattatacattaaaaCCCCTAAAATCTAATTAAATTCCAATGTGTATTGACTTTATGgtgtattaatttacaattttaattattttaatctatatattaacacataaataaaatttggtttaattttttacttttaaaactcttttttattattatagtttTGTATGTACTATAGATATGTCAGACTCTGATTCTGATGTTGATACCAAGGTTAAGAGAAGGAAAACAGAATCATCTGGCGATGAAGTTAGTCATTCAGATATCaaatcatttattatatatttatacataCTAGCACTTA harbors:
- a CDS encoding RF-1 domain protein codes for the protein MKLPVYGIVLLSFLTSNGFITNNHSRMLPFVRYSSPFSHRRAGIFTYTLDLSYKHLNKSGRLYSHNSGYYDNTKDHKELELKALRNKVFEISEPNSKLEEKYIKASGPGGQKINKSAICVQLNYSNPSGSIKINIKTKKHRTLILNRIEATEILIAKLKEIKDKEIMDEKREQFKESMRNRELSEKSKYRRMVYKKNRSFIKKMRSTAKIHESEY